CACAAAACCGGCATCGAGCTGCCCGTCCTTCAGACGCTGGGTGGTGTTGTTAAAGTCGAGGAAATAGGTGTCCATGTCTTCATAGGTCAGGCCTGCAACATCGTAGATGCTGCGGACGTCGCCTTCCACGCCGGAACCGGGGGCGCCGACAGAAACCCTTTTCCCTTCCAGGTCCTGTACGCCGTTGATCCCGGAATCCTCCATGGCAACGAGCTGAATGTGCTCGGGATAGAGGCAGGCGATCGAACGGACATTCTTGTAGGGCTTATCCTTGAACATCATCTTGCCGTGATAGGCCCAGTAGGCAATGTCGTTCTGTACCAGAGCCATCTCGATCTGCTCGGTACCAATCAGATTGAGGTTGGCAGCGGAAGCGTTCCCGGTTTCACCGGTCACCTGAAGATCCGATACCTTGCTGGATACGAGGTCCGCGAGTGCGCCGCCTACGGGATAGTAGGTTCCACCCGTACCGCCGGTTGCGATTGACAGATACTCGGTTGCGAGAGCCGTGCCTGCAAAAGCTCCAAGACACATCGAAACTGCGAGAGCAAGAATTGCGAGTTTTCTCATAGAGTACTCTCCTCCTTATCGTGGTTACCGTGTTCCACCGTGTTCGCCCTTTCCCAACCGTTAGACCTCAACAAGAAGAGAACGCATCCCCCCTTTTCATCAGGCAATGAAATGAGGCGAACAAAGTGAACCCTACCTGACAGACAGTATAGAATGAGTAAGGAAAACTTTCAACCTCGTCATTTTCCTGCCGGGGAAATCCGCGACACTCTCGTTTTCCCGGAAACCAGCTTTTCGAGGGGGCCGCCTCTTGTTATACTTTGCACAGAAAAACGAAGGAGGTACGTTATGTTTCTCAAGCATTTCCGGATACATCCGTCGAGCAGCACAGAGAGTACGGAGGAGCCAGAGAATCCCCACGAAGTGCATGAAGCGAAAGAAAGGAGCAGCACATTGAAAAGGGAGCACGAATCAACAGCAGACAGGGAGTACGGCGGAGAGGAGAGCCAGCCTCTAGAGGTAACGCTACGGTTTACAATCCATGATTCCAGTCAGATCGGTCGCCTGGCCCTGCTTCTTGCGGCGACGACCTCGACGGAAGAGGAGGACAAACTCAGAGAGGCTATGAAGGGCTGGAAGTGGCGGGCTGTCGCAACAGAGGTGGGCGGTGTGGCGGGGGACCTCCCCCAAAA
This DNA window, taken from Synergistales bacterium, encodes the following:
- a CDS encoding TAXI family TRAP transporter solute-binding subunit; the protein is MRKLAILALAVSMCLGAFAGTALATEYLSIATGGTGGTYYPVGGALADLVSSKVSDLQVTGETGNASAANLNLIGTEQIEMALVQNDIAYWAYHGKMMFKDKPYKNVRSIACLYPEHIQLVAMEDSGINGVQDLEGKRVSVGAPGSGVEGDVRSIYDVAGLTYEDMDTYFLDFNNTTQRLKDGQLDAGFVVGGYPVASIMDLATMHDIKLVNFSDEFLAKLHNKYPFFAKDTIPAGTYEGIDEAQTVSVMAMMVCRAGLSEEVVYEFTKAMWDNIEDIYDVHAKAKQLTLESAFQGISVPIHPGAAKYYEEQGMTLPEIPGTD